In the genome of Streptomyces sp. ITFR-21, one region contains:
- a CDS encoding phosphoadenosine phosphosulfate reductase family protein, which yields MVSSGQLEIALPGLGPDVPDLTSYRWIVANVSAGKDSMAMLAELMLHATAAGVVDRIVVVHADLGDAEWDGTRDLAAEHAAAYGLRFEIVARTGSGLLDRIEERGMFPSADNRWCTSDFKRGPVRRLITALVREAEAAGHVGPVRILNVMGLRAEESPARRKLLAFTHDGSWTCPCAECQRRQRKAKWYKARKLPVPKHANPGWGASNTLRYVDTWLPVHSWSTTEVWTAVWASGLRVHPAYAAGMPRLSCVFCVLASRSALVRAAQLQPELAARYALVEAKTGHRFRLDVSMAEIIAEAEASPEVAAVACWEG from the coding sequence ATGGTCAGCAGCGGACAGCTCGAAATCGCCCTGCCGGGCCTCGGGCCCGACGTGCCCGACCTGACCTCGTACCGGTGGATCGTCGCCAACGTCAGCGCGGGCAAGGACAGCATGGCGATGCTCGCCGAGCTGATGCTTCACGCGACGGCGGCCGGCGTCGTGGACCGCATCGTCGTCGTCCACGCCGACCTCGGCGACGCCGAATGGGACGGCACCCGCGACCTGGCCGCCGAGCACGCCGCCGCGTACGGCCTGCGGTTCGAGATCGTGGCCCGCACCGGCTCCGGCCTCCTCGACCGCATCGAAGAACGCGGCATGTTCCCGTCAGCGGATAACAGGTGGTGTACCTCGGATTTCAAGCGAGGCCCGGTCCGGCGCCTGATCACCGCCCTGGTCCGCGAGGCCGAAGCAGCCGGCCACGTCGGGCCGGTGCGCATCCTCAACGTCATGGGCCTGCGCGCCGAGGAGTCCCCGGCCCGCCGCAAGCTCCTCGCGTTCACCCACGACGGCTCGTGGACGTGCCCGTGCGCCGAGTGCCAGCGCCGCCAGCGCAAGGCGAAGTGGTACAAGGCCCGGAAGCTGCCGGTCCCCAAGCACGCCAACCCCGGCTGGGGTGCGTCGAACACGCTGCGGTACGTCGACACGTGGCTGCCGGTGCACTCCTGGTCGACCACCGAAGTGTGGACGGCGGTGTGGGCGTCCGGCCTGCGCGTCCACCCGGCCTATGCGGCCGGGATGCCGCGCCTGTCGTGCGTGTTCTGCGTCCTGGCGTCCCGGTCGGCGCTCGTGCGCGCCGCCCAGCTCCAGCCCGAGCTGGCCGCCCGCTACGCCCTGGTGGAGGCCAAGACCGGGCACCGGTTCCGGCTCGACGTGTCGATGGCCGAGATCATCGCCGAGGCGGAGGCGTCGCCCGAGGTCGCCGCGGTCGCCTGCTGGGAGGGGTGA
- a CDS encoding ParB N-terminal domain-containing protein, whose protein sequence is MTDTTPHARPIRPRLVRRDPRLLTPLPMNARYMRKEEWDRLVANVKADGCLTSVPLIYGAGEYEEGRELILSGNHRTGAAVEAGLDEIDCMLIDDKQQKDELIARQLSHNSIAGQDDAATLKQLYDQIEDVDWRAYSGLDDETLNLLAEVSPEGLSEANLDFATVSLIFLPPELEAAREAFEQARIGQNASWLAARADYEQTLDTLASTHAAHKVGNVATALHAILTIVENHLEDLQAGYTSPDGEPLHRGRVGLETVFGDRTLPAPAAVTINKAIAAAVGRSEIEQGEGWRLLDRLCGEYLSGPNYTATPTDDQP, encoded by the coding sequence ATGACCGACACCACCCCGCACGCGCGCCCGATCCGGCCCCGCCTCGTCCGCCGAGACCCGCGGCTCCTCACCCCCCTGCCGATGAACGCGCGCTACATGCGCAAGGAGGAGTGGGACCGGCTCGTCGCCAACGTGAAGGCGGACGGCTGCCTCACCTCCGTGCCGCTGATCTACGGCGCCGGTGAGTACGAAGAGGGCCGCGAGCTGATCCTGTCCGGCAACCACCGCACGGGCGCCGCCGTCGAAGCGGGCCTGGACGAGATCGACTGCATGCTGATTGACGACAAGCAACAGAAGGACGAGCTGATCGCCCGGCAGCTCTCGCACAACAGCATCGCCGGCCAGGACGACGCCGCCACGCTCAAGCAGCTCTACGACCAGATCGAGGACGTCGACTGGCGCGCGTACTCCGGCCTGGACGACGAGACGCTGAACCTCCTCGCCGAGGTGAGCCCCGAGGGCCTGTCGGAAGCGAACCTGGACTTCGCCACCGTCTCGCTGATCTTCCTGCCGCCCGAGCTCGAAGCCGCCCGCGAAGCGTTCGAGCAGGCCCGCATCGGCCAGAACGCCTCCTGGCTCGCCGCCCGCGCGGACTACGAGCAGACCCTCGACACGCTCGCGTCCACCCACGCCGCCCACAAGGTCGGCAACGTCGCCACCGCGCTGCACGCCATCCTCACCATCGTCGAGAACCACCTCGAAGACCTCCAGGCCGGCTACACCTCCCCAGACGGCGAACCCCTGCACCGGGGCCGCGTCGGCCTGGAGACCGTCTTCGGCGACCGCACCCTCCCGGCACCCGCGGCCGTCACGATCAACAAGGCCATCGCCGCCGCAGTAGGACGGAGCGAGATCGAGCAAGGGGAGGGCTGGCGACTCCTGGACCGCCTGTGCGGCGAGTACCTGTCCGGCCCGAACTACACCGCCACCCCCACGGACGACCAGCCGTGA